The DNA segment GATTATTCAGAACGGATTCTCTTATTTTTAATTTCCGAGAGAGATAATAAAGAAACATTAGAAGAAGAATTTGATTTAAGTAAATTCTTACCCTAATTCAAATTAATATATGAAAAATCTAGATTATTATTGCCAGTCATTTTCTCAGTTAAATGTAAGTAGTACTCGCAAGCGTGGTAATGCTCAATATAAACCAATTTTAGTTTTAACGGTAATTGATTTGATTACCCAAGGACTTATTACTGATAATCAAATTCGAGTTTCTGAAGAATTAATTCAAACATTTACTCGTTATTGGAGTATCTTAGGTTCTGAATCTTATAAAGGTGGTTTACACTATCCGTTCTTTCATTTACAGAGTGATGGGTTTTGGCACTTAGTATTTAAGCCCGAATTTAATGGATTACAACCAAAAACAACTAATAAGCTGAAAGAAGCTGTTGAATATGCTTATCTTGATAAAGAACTATTCAATTTTTTACAAGATGAGTCTCCCAGACAAGAATTAATTGATGCACTGGTAACAACGTTTTTTCAAGAACAACAGGATGAACTTGAAGAGATGTTACAAATTAATCAATCTTTTCAAGATGCTGACTTAGCTACAGAAACATCATCTGGCTCAATAAACTTAGACAATAATCCAAAATGGGGTTGTAGAAAAGCAATTATTAGAAATGCTTTTTTCCGAAAAACTATTGTTCGCGTTTATGACTACAAATGTGCATTTTGTGGTTTAAGAGTGACTAAAGCCATAAATCAAAATATTGTGGATGGCGCACACATCAAACCATTTG comes from the Nostoc sp. PCC 7120 = FACHB-418 genome and includes:
- a CDS encoding HNH endonuclease translates to MKNLDYYCQSFSQLNVSSTRKRGNAQYKPILVLTVIDLITQGLITDNQIRVSEELIQTFTRYWSILGSESYKGGLHYPFFHLQSDGFWHLVFKPEFNGLQPKTTNKLKEAVEYAYLDKELFNFLQDESPRQELIDALVTTFFQEQQDELEEMLQINQSFQDADLATETSSGSINLDNNPKWGCRKAIIRNAFFRKTIVRVYDYKCAFCGLRVTKAINQNIVDGAHIKPFAQFYDSRIHNGIALCKNHHWAFDRGWFTVDEQYKIIVSKELQEISPHSKPMKDFHGERLLLPNQEQYLPELESLQWHRQNVFQA